One Desulfomicrobium macestii genomic window, TGGATTCTCTTTCGATATCTACGCGGAATTTTCACGCACTGGCGGCCTTTATGCGCCCTACCCCTCACCTGGTAAGCACCGATTCTCCCTTGCGGATCTCGCCAAGCCCGAAGTGGCGACCATGTTCAAGTCCATTTGGGAAGATCCCCTTTCCCTGGACCCGTCGCGGCGTTCGGCCAAGGTTACGCGTGAAATTGCCGCCCACTTGGCGGAGCTGGCAAAATCTCTTGAGGGTGACCATGCACCCGATGACGTGTCCGCGTTCCTCATGCGCTGCTTGTTCACCATGTTTGCCGAAGACGTAGGGCTCTTGCCTGAACGATGTTTCCAGAAGATTCTTGAAAACGGCCTGAACAAGCCTGAGGGCTTCGCGCCCACGGCCCAGGATCTTTGGCACGCAATGAATATTGGCGGTTGGTCTGTGGCCATTCAGGACAAGCTCTTACGCTTCAATGGCGGCATATTCGCCGACCCTTTGGCTCTGCCCTTGAACCGCGTTCAGATTGAAGTGCTGCTCAAGGCCGCCCAGGCCGACTGGCGGGAAGTGGAGCCCGCCATTTTCGGCACCCTCCTGGAGCGGGCCCTTGACCCGCACGAACGCCACAAGCTCGGAGCGCATTTCACACCACGCGCCTACGTAGAACGTTTGGTTGCTCCAACGCTCATCACGCCTTTGCGGGAGGAATGGCGAAGCATCCAGGCAGCGGCAGCCATGGCCGCTGAAGACGGTGACAGGGCCAAGGCCCTAAAGATCGTGACCGCCTTTCAGAAAAAGCTCTGCCTGCTGCGCATCCTGGACCCGGCCTGCGGTACGGGGAACTTTCTCTATGTGGCGTTTGAACTCCTCAAACGACTAGAAGCCGAAGTGGTCCAGGAAGAATCCCGCTATGGGGCTCAGGGGCGCTTACGCATGGAAGGGGCGCATGTAGACCCCCACCAGTTCCTGGGCCTCGAACTCAACTCCAGGGCCGCGAGAATAGCGGAAATGGTCCTCTGGATTGGATATCTGCAATGGCATTTTCGAACCCACGGACACACGCCGCCTTCTGAACCGATCATCCGCGCCTTCCGAAACATCGAATCCAGGGACGCAATCCTTGCCTTTGATAGCTGGGAATATCGCGCCGACGAAAGCGGGAAGCCCGTCATGCGCTGGGATGGCCGCAGCACCAAGACCGACCCGGTCACGGGGCGCGAAGTGCCGGACCCGGAGCAGACTCTTCCGGATATGATTTTTAAGAACCCTCGCCCGGCATCTTGGCCCGAGGCGGATTTCATTCTCGGCAATCCGCCGTTCTTGGGGGGAAGCTCAAAGCGCGGCATCCTTGGCCAAGGCTATTTTGAAGCGCTGGCCAAAGCCTATCCCGAACTGCCCGAGTCCTGCGACCTGGTCATGTACTGGTGGCACAAGGCCGCCGAGATTGTCAGGGCAAAGAAGGCGGTTCGTTTCGGCTTCATCACCACCAACAGCATTTCCCAAGCCTTCAACCGTCGCATAATCGCCCTGCACCTGGATGCGGGTCTGTCTGTGACCTTCGCCATTCCGGATCACCCATGGGTGGACAGCGCCGACGGCGCAGCCGTACGGATCGCGTTGACCGTTGGGGCGCCTGGTCATGAGGCCGGGGAAGTCCAGACCGTGACGCATGAAAAAGAAGGTTCTGATGTTGAAAGGGATGTCACGTTGTCCAGCCAATGGGGACGGGTCAATGCGGATTTGACTGTGGGGGCGGATGTAACAGACATCAAACAACTATTTTCAAATTCTGCACTTTGTTTTCAAGGGGTCAAACTTCACGGAACTGGCTTCATTGTTACAAATTTAGAAGCAGAAATTCTCGGGCTAGGTAAGGTTCAAGGAATAGATTGTCATATTCGACCGTTCTGTAATGGGAATGACTTAGTAGGAAAAAACCGCCACGCTATGGTTATTGACCTTTTTGGACTTAACGAAAGTGAGGTTTTGACGCAATTCCCAACTATCTTCCAATGGATATCAGAGCGTGTGAAACCAGAAAGAGATCAAAATAATAGAGAGTCGTACAAAAAAAATTGGTGGATTTTTGGAGAACCCAGGCGAGAACTAAGGCCTGCAATCAAAAAATTGAGACGCTACATTGCTACTGTCCGAGTTGCAAAACATCGCATTTTTTGCTTTCTAAACTCTGAAATTCTCCCAGAAAGTCGAGTAATGGCCATTGCACTTGATGATGCTTTTTTTCTTGGTGTTCTTTCAAGCCGCCTGCACACGGTTTGGTCTTTAGCCGCCGGAGCATCACATGGAGTCGGGAACGATCCAACATACAACAACACTCTTTGCTTCAACCCTTTCCCCTTCCCTGCCACCGATGAATGCCAACGCCAACGCATCCGAGACATTGCGGAACGTCTTGACGCCCACCGTAAGGCCCGCCAGGACGAACACCCGGACCTGACACTGACCGGCATGTACAACGCCATGGAACGCCTCCGCTCCGGACAGTCTTTCACGCCCGCAGAAAATAAAGCACATGAACAGGCCTTGGGCACAGTCCTCCTGACCCTGCACAACGAACTCGATGCTGCCGTTGCCGATGCCTACGGTTGGCCTGCCGATCTTTCTGACTCCGAAATATTGTCCCGCCTGGTGGAGTTGAACAAGGCCCGAGCTGCTGAAGAAAAGAAAGGGGTGATCCGCTGGCTACGCCCTGAGTACCAGGCCCCGGAAAGCACCAGAAGAGAAGAAACACCGTCCCTGCCGATACCCCAGGCCCAAACGCAACAAACCAAACCCAAGGCCGCAGAATTGACACCTTGGCCCAAGGATGAAGCCGGGCGGATTGCCCTGCTCATGAAAACCCTTCGTGCACTTGGACGTGAGGCCACCACGAATGAACTCGCTGCTGGGATCAAAGGCGCGTCTGCCGCGAAGATTGACCGTGTGGCCCAGAGCCTTGCTGTGCACGGTCTGATACGGAAAGGTGATAAGGGATATTTGGGGTAAACAGTTGTGAGAATCAGTCTAAACTGATATGTTTTTGGTCGTCCCTAAATGTATTTCTAATAAGCCTGAGCAGTATTGCTGTCCTTTTCTCGTAGAAAATAACTAGCTCCAATACTTGAAAAACTTCCGACAATAATTTATGT contains:
- a CDS encoding class I SAM-dependent DNA methyltransferase, whose protein sequence is MVDIAEFIARWSNSHGSERGNSQRFLTEFISILELPPMPTDAETVPGYEFEHSVAYKDDEGKTHDLRIDLYKRGCFVLESKQGIEVREKTPLEQIVARPAKAGTKRGTSAWDRLMDRAFHQAEDYVRRLPATEGRPPFIIVIDVGFSFDIYAEFSRTGGLYAPYPSPGKHRFSLADLAKPEVATMFKSIWEDPLSLDPSRRSAKVTREIAAHLAELAKSLEGDHAPDDVSAFLMRCLFTMFAEDVGLLPERCFQKILENGLNKPEGFAPTAQDLWHAMNIGGWSVAIQDKLLRFNGGIFADPLALPLNRVQIEVLLKAAQADWREVEPAIFGTLLERALDPHERHKLGAHFTPRAYVERLVAPTLITPLREEWRSIQAAAAMAAEDGDRAKALKIVTAFQKKLCLLRILDPACGTGNFLYVAFELLKRLEAEVVQEESRYGAQGRLRMEGAHVDPHQFLGLELNSRAARIAEMVLWIGYLQWHFRTHGHTPPSEPIIRAFRNIESRDAILAFDSWEYRADESGKPVMRWDGRSTKTDPVTGREVPDPEQTLPDMIFKNPRPASWPEADFILGNPPFLGGSSKRGILGQGYFEALAKAYPELPESCDLVMYWWHKAAEIVRAKKAVRFGFITTNSISQAFNRRIIALHLDAGLSVTFAIPDHPWVDSADGAAVRIALTVGAPGHEAGEVQTVTHEKEGSDVERDVTLSSQWGRVNADLTVGADVTDIKQLFSNSALCFQGVKLHGTGFIVTNLEAEILGLGKVQGIDCHIRPFCNGNDLVGKNRHAMVIDLFGLNESEVLTQFPTIFQWISERVKPERDQNNRESYKKNWWIFGEPRRELRPAIKKLRRYIATVRVAKHRIFCFLNSEILPESRVMAIALDDAFFLGVLSSRLHTVWSLAAGASHGVGNDPTYNNTLCFNPFPFPATDECQRQRIRDIAERLDAHRKARQDEHPDLTLTGMYNAMERLRSGQSFTPAENKAHEQALGTVLLTLHNELDAAVADAYGWPADLSDSEILSRLVELNKARAAEEKKGVIRWLRPEYQAPESTRREETPSLPIPQAQTQQTKPKAAELTPWPKDEAGRIALLMKTLRALGREATTNELAAGIKGASAAKIDRVAQSLAVHGLIRKGDKGYLG